The Magnolia sinica isolate HGM2019 chromosome 10, MsV1, whole genome shotgun sequence genome includes a window with the following:
- the LOC131217401 gene encoding disease resistance protein RPP13-like has translation MVLSREDLELVEKMNVVEQRDNISEYLKDKRYLVVLDDIWKHEAWDALKDAFPDMNNGSRVVLTTRNKDIALYADVQSKPHELRFLNNEESWDLFCKKAFPGLGAICPPELEELGRQIVEKCDCLPLAIVVIAGLLSRKEPCEWENVGKSITWQFVEGQAKISSILSLSYKNLPNHLKPCFLYMGIFPEDNEFRAKKLIQLWAAEGFLQRRGDETLEEVGYDHLKELIQRNMIQLVNKSSSGGIKSCRIHDLLRDLSISEAKEDKFLQIHHENVDALSTSTACRFAIHNYALIGGLEKLPESTEFPANLTKLTLELYCLKQDPLLTLEKLKKLRILKLLEH, from the exons ATGGTGCTCTCTAGAGAGGACCTGGAGCTGGTGGAGAAAATGAACGTTGTAGAGCAAAGGGACAATATTTCCGAGTATCTGAAGGACAAGAGATACTTGGTGGTATTAGATGATATATGGAAACATGAAGCATGGGATGCTTTGAAGGATGCTTTTCCGGATATGAATAACGGAAGTAGGGTCGTGCTCACCACAAGAAACAAAGACATCGCCCTATATGCAGATGTACAAAGCAAGCCTCATGAACTGCGATTTCTAAATAATGAAGAGAGCTGGGATTTGTTCTGCAAGAAAGCATTCCCAGGACTAGGTGCCATTTGCCCTCCGGAATTGGAGGAGTTAGGAAGACAAATTGTTGAAAAATGTGATTGTCTCCCTCTTGCCATCGTTGTCATCGCAGGGCTCTTATCAAGAAAAGAACCATGTGAGTGGGAGAATGTAGGAAAGAGCATTACCTGGCAGTTTGTGGAGGGGCAAGCGAAAATCTCCAGCATATTATCTTTAAGCTATAAAAATCTGCCCAATCACTTGAAACCATGTTTTCTCTACATGGGCATTTTTCCAGAAGACAACGAGTTCCGGGCTAAAAAACTAATTCAATTGTGGGCTGCAGAAGGGTTCCTGCAACGAAGAGGGGATGAAACGCTAGAAGAAGTGGGATACGATCATCTAAAAGAGTTGATTCAGCGAAATATGATTCAACTTGTTAACAAAAGTTCAAGTGGGGGTATTAAAAGTTGCCGTATTCACGATCTTCTGCGGGATCTATCCATATCAGAAGCAAAAGAAGATAAGTTTCTCCAAATTCATCATGAGAATGTGGATGCTCTATCCACATCCACAGCCTGTCGATTTGCAATTCACAATTATGCCTTAA TTGGAGGGTTAGAGAAGCTACCTGAGTCTACTGAATTCCCAGCAAACCTCACGAAGCTCACCTTGGAACTCTACTGTTTAAAGCAAGACCCACTGTTGACGTTGGAGAAGCTGAAAAAGCTTCGCATTCTCAAATTGCTGGAACATTAA